CCCATTACTTAACACTCATTCCACATATGCTTAAAATGTGTTGTGCTCTGCAATCTACGATAAAGTCCTGATGAAACACAAGAGTGCTTCATGTTTCAATAAATAGTGTACAGTAGAGGTACAATCAGCAACCAATTTCCTAATCGAACAGCAgtaataatcaatgcattgagaacactttGTTATTCAAAAACCAAATAAATGTGTACTCTGTGTAGAAAAAAGCCTGCAAATACAACTGAATACATGTACGTGCATATATTGCATACACAGTTACTATTATACTATTAAtactattctattttttttaaaagcaagacactacatttctttctttagacacaaaacaaatgcaaatggaAGAGCTTTAGTCTAGCAACGTGCATTAAAGCATGTGTCATTGAGTAGACAGCTACTGTATGTGAGGCTCCAAATAAAGCATCTGGGCAATTCATTGATCAAAGAATGTTAATTAATacatgcaaaataaaagccatggcatTGAATAATCAAACAATTGTCGCATCTCTAGTGTACGGTTATCTGTCCAAATTACATGCAAACTACAACATTTTTACAAACGTAATAGCAATGCTGTTTGTATACAGATAGTTTTAACTGATATATTTGGTATGACTTTGGAACACAATCATTTTTAGCAATCACTGCAACATGTTTTTGGCGTTCATGAAAGGGGCTGGATTGATGAGAAACAGAACTTCTCTATTATCTGCCCAAAACGTGATCTTGTTTTTCTGAACCATGGTCGCTCATAGATTGAATACATATTTGCTTTTCTTGCCTTTACTGATAACCTGCTTTTTGGGATTTAAGGTACAAGGATGTTCCCATCTGGTTAAAGAATACATCCTGCATTTTAGACAAATGGGTTTCATTATTTACACATCATGCCAGTTCAAAACCTTTTCTTATGGATAAGACACTGAGCACTTTCGTATTTTAGAAATGAAGTCTTCATTTTGAGGACCACTATTTGAGGATCACATTTTGAGCACAAGCCCGtcgtgaatttttttttgtttgtttctggaaACAAAGAAAAATCAAGGGCCATGTTCTCACAGCTTTATACTCCAAATTATTATCAGCATGATTACTTTAGAGAAACAAAGACCAATTGCAATTCTACACAAATGAGAAAAGACTACCGTCAAGCCTCTAAATGAAATGTTGGAGTTGTTCTGGTTTGGTTCATTTAGTGGGTGCTTCTTTTGTTTCTGAAAAAGTCATGGAAGCATGTTTCCTTGTGTTTGCTGGACTTGAAGAATAAGGAAACCCAACATGTACTGTAGATGATTTCAATAAGAGGACAAGTGACAATGGAAGTAGAAATGGATTTAAAAGCCTAGTTAATAAGGCTGAGCccgaatatgtatttttatttgcattgttatTGAATATTACTTTATGCAAATGTGCATTCCATAAAAGAAAAGTGagtgtttaaattaaaatgattcttcaacccccccccccatgtacaGCATGATATAGCAAGGCCattatggaaggccatctgggtcaaaaacgtgtGCTGTTtagtacacatttcaaataaattactacaTGTAGTACTGCGATACACTACGCGTTCTATTTTGTTAACTTCACATACTATTTTACTACACGTACAAATGTGGGCCAATCAGTTCTTTACAAATGAAATAAGAGccaattaatttaaagaaaatagtatgtgcaCTAAATCATCCAATGAAAAGCAGCCTCACATTTTCCATGCTCTTCCAAAAGTGATCAGGGAATCTGAGCCtttcaatatttttaaaagccatctcaaaacatacttttttaaacttgcctttccaattttttaacttctgtttgtacaatgttttttttttttttatatgcctttacttttcctgtataatgtttattttttattttttttatttctgtgactGTAAAACTTCCAATGATCGCCAGGTCTTTTTTAAATGCGCATTATACTGGATATGGTCTttttagtggattttattttCAATGCAGATTCGTTCTTATGCTTTTTCCTTTTCTAATGATTTGCATATCCTTGTTtacttttgctttatactttgggggtgtacaatacatggcatttatttataaaataaaactgctacGTAATACCCACTGACGCAACCTTTTCAAAAGAGGGTTCAGCATTTCAAAAGAGGGTTCAGCTGCATGTTACCTTCATACTAGATACTGTACAGTGAAAAGAACACAAACAAATTGAGTAATGCTGTTACACTTGTTCTTTTATTGCATTATACAATGACTAGGAgtttacatattaaaatgttatttttatgcaAGAACAGACTAGAATATCTATTTTGCCATTGCAAAAATAACTAAACATAAATTATTATAATGCATACATGTGAATTTTAGAGATGTTTCACTGCTTTTTCACCTTTTAACAGTTCAGTAAGTGTAATACATCTACTTTTAAAGATAACGACTTTAAAATGTTTCCATTGTGTATTCGTTATAAAAGTGGCACTGCTAACACATATTTACTTTAGAGAAGGATTCATTATTTTTCCCATGAAGAGGATACTCTTGGTAGTTTTTTCGACGATCAACAAGATGAAGGGTCGGTTAAATTTCACAACTGGAGGTATTGACATTGGCATCACCTCAATGAaagtggcagctcctgcttcaGTTCCCTTCTCATCAACGTCTAGCACTGCTTTGTGGGCAGCCtgcaaacaacaaaaaagacattGTTCCATGTTCTCTTCAGTTTGGCCCTATTCCCAAACCTTTCCTTTTtaagggatgtttttttttttaacaattaatacATTCTCATAGATTAAcagcactttgaaaaaaaaacagaatacactTTATTCCACTGTAAAACAATTTTTCATGAACTATaaacttgttttaattaaacatgccCTTCATCTGTACATTTTATTATACAGATTGTCTAATCGTAGAAGACATAAGGCCACAGAGGTAATTTTACCTTAGACAATTTCAGTTTAATCTCTTCTGTAATTCTGGAAAAGTCTGCGTTATCACTAAACGCATTGATGATACCCATGGTTGCCAGTATTTCTTTGAGGGAATAGGATGCAGAAACTGAGAATTTGGGTAGGTACACATCCACAGAGCtggaaaattaaaagaaaaacaaattgctGTTTGCTTCCTTCCAGTTCACTATCTCATACAATAAAGATGTAACTCATTTAGAATAATAATCTGAATAAAAGAGaggaaatgtattaaatatttgcAGAGTCTATAACTTTCATTATTTGGATTAAACCGGTAATGTTTAATGACCTAATTAAAAGGGATTTCTTCTGATGTCAGTTACTGAATTCATTACACCTAGTTTAAGCAAACACATATGCCTCCTCTTCTCACATTATTATTGATTCAGTATGGGTCATTGCAATATTATAAGAGTAAGTAATTTGGCATCCCTTGAGAGATGCCTCTTAACTGAACGTACTTGTTCTAGatttgttctatatatatatatatatatatatatatatatatatatatatatatatatatgaatgatgtTATGGATTGTATATTTTTAATGTCCTCCAACTTACCTAAAGAAGAGTGAATCGTGCCATCTTTTAATGCTGTCCTTACTCAACATCTCTTCCACTTCCTTAAGCTTTCCTTCATCAGGCAAGATAAGCATCAGTGATGCATCTCCTTTGTAGGGTAGCATCAGTATGAAAGTAGAGTTTTCTTCATCATAATAATAGTCAAATCTGCCACTTCGGATCATCATCTCAACTGGGACTGTTGTGTTCTCATTCACATGGAAGACATCTTCCTTTGTATATTTTGGATCAAAAGGCTTTACCCATTTCCCTgagaatacaattcaatacagatTAAAGTCCTGAAATTAGTATGGTTTACTTCAAATGAAAAtagtgtattttttaattgttgccCTATCAaaagtattgtgtgtatttgctgtaAATCTACTTTTTTGGAACTATTTTCAGTTGTTGTAAGATTATTTGAATTAAAGAATACTTTGAAAAATGTTGATCATTAtcatattactttatgaaaagcAATGGGTTGGTTATAAACAGCAGTAaaggtttcagtttttttttcactatgATGTATATTATACTTAACACACTTTGGAAATATtttcatatatctatatatttagaGGAATGTAGTACATCATCTCTCCTATAGATGAGAAGATTCTGCTGGTTTCTGGTATTTCAAACACACTCTAATGGTGATCATTGTTAATTTACCTAATACTGAACTCTTTAAACAAAGCATTGTGAAAAGGAACCGTTATTATAGAACATGACATTACCATGGTATTAAAACTTACCTCTGAAGAACATGTAGTTCACAAGAACCATCACAGCTTTAGAATCTAGGTCTTTGATTAAGTCAACGATTTTGCCATGGGTCTTCATTGCTATATACGTATTTATCTCTACTTTAGCGAAGTCAGGTTTCTGAAAGTTGACTGTGAAACCCTTTGTGTCGTAAAAGTGTTGGGCGTCTTTCAAAAATGTAGGATTTGGCTTGAACCCTTCCTGCAGGTAGACAACATTCCCAGCTTCCAACTGAAGCTCGTTATTTTTATGACTGAGCATGTGAAACAGGTGTTCAAAGGCATGATTAACTTCAGTTTCATTGAGACCAGAAGGGCTGAATCCGAGGGTTTCAAAAAGTTGATCATGAGTGGTACCCTTTGCACCCAGTGCCATCACAGAAAGGGCAGTAGAAATGCTCAAAGGGGAATAGAAGATGTTTCTGGACTCCCCATCTGGCAGGGAGTTCAGTTGTTTGTATAAACTGAATGCAAAGTCAGAGTTTGCAGGCATTAACTTGCGGCACTGCAGCTCACTCTCCTCATGCTGGTGATCCGTGTCATGAATGTGATGGTGGTGATCTTTAGAATGATCGTCACACTGGGCACCACAACAGAGCAGAATCCCTAATAACCACAGGCCAAGAACCTTCCCCatttttctataaataaataataaatggaaTAGTTATTCTCGGATTAGTATATGATTTAGTAAAGACACTGTATTCAAAATCGAATAATGCT
The Acipenser ruthenus chromosome 18, fAciRut3.2 maternal haplotype, whole genome shotgun sequence DNA segment above includes these coding regions:
- the LOC117973879 gene encoding alpha-1-antitrypsin homolog, with protein sequence MGKVLGLWLLGILLCCGAQCDDHSKDHHHHIHDTDHQHEESELQCRKLMPANSDFAFSLYKQLNSLPDGESRNIFYSPLSISTALSVMALGAKGTTHDQLFETLGFSPSGLNETEVNHAFEHLFHMLSHKNNELQLEAGNVVYLQEGFKPNPTFLKDAQHFYDTKGFTVNFQKPDFAKVEINTYIAMKTHGKIVDLIKDLDSKAVMVLVNYMFFRGKWVKPFDPKYTKEDVFHVNENTTVPVEMMIRSGRFDYYYDEENSTFILMLPYKGDASLMLILPDEGKLKEVEEMLSKDSIKRWHDSLFFSSVDVYLPKFSVSASYSLKEILATMGIINAFSDNADFSRITEEIKLKLSKAAHKAVLDVDEKGTEAGAATFIEVMPMSIPPVVKFNRPFILLIVEKTTKSILFMGKIMNPSLK